A single Phytohabitans houttuyneae DNA region contains:
- a CDS encoding ABC transporter substrate-binding protein gives MRRAIAVLATGAVLALAGCATDEPTAAPSSAASDAAGSGTGEQSKFFVQADYDNELALLDATATGPADKPWEQALNPRTVDTAKFKKPGPYKICFSNAGLNNPWRQVGFKTMQAEVDTHRGQIKEFVHVDAEGKDQKQIADINDLLGKDCHALIVSPNTTATLTPAVEAACQKGLPVIVFDRGVDTSCPVTFINPIGGYGFGHVAAEFVSQKMKPGGKVLALRILPGVDVLETRWSAAKVAFDKAGVNVVGVEFTDGDPAKTKKIVNDYIQRYGTIDGVWMDAGAVAVAAVEAFQDAGQPVPPINGEDQLDFLKLWKDKKLTAIAPTYPTYQWRTPILAALKVLNGEQVPSPWKLPQPTITSDNLEQYVDPDMPPLHYAMCGCTDLPGYPQRWK, from the coding sequence GTGAGACGTGCCATAGCCGTCCTGGCGACCGGCGCCGTGCTGGCGCTCGCCGGCTGCGCCACCGACGAACCGACCGCCGCACCGTCGAGTGCCGCGTCCGACGCCGCCGGTTCGGGGACGGGGGAGCAGTCGAAGTTCTTCGTGCAGGCTGACTACGACAACGAGCTGGCGCTGCTCGACGCCACCGCCACCGGGCCGGCCGACAAGCCGTGGGAGCAGGCGCTCAACCCGCGGACCGTGGACACCGCGAAGTTCAAGAAGCCCGGCCCGTACAAGATCTGCTTTTCCAATGCCGGCCTGAACAACCCCTGGCGGCAGGTCGGCTTCAAGACCATGCAGGCCGAGGTGGACACGCATCGGGGCCAGATCAAGGAATTTGTCCACGTCGACGCCGAAGGCAAGGACCAGAAGCAGATCGCGGACATCAACGACCTGCTCGGCAAGGACTGCCACGCGCTCATCGTCTCGCCGAACACGACCGCGACGCTCACCCCGGCCGTCGAGGCCGCCTGCCAGAAGGGGCTGCCGGTCATCGTCTTCGACCGCGGTGTCGACACGAGCTGCCCGGTGACGTTCATCAACCCCATCGGCGGCTACGGCTTCGGCCACGTCGCGGCGGAGTTCGTCAGCCAGAAGATGAAGCCGGGCGGCAAGGTGCTCGCGCTGCGCATCCTGCCCGGCGTCGACGTCCTGGAGACCCGGTGGTCCGCCGCCAAGGTGGCCTTCGACAAGGCGGGTGTCAACGTGGTGGGCGTCGAGTTCACCGACGGCGACCCGGCCAAGACCAAGAAGATCGTCAACGACTACATCCAGCGGTACGGCACGATCGACGGCGTCTGGATGGACGCCGGCGCGGTCGCGGTCGCGGCGGTCGAGGCCTTCCAGGACGCCGGTCAGCCCGTGCCGCCGATCAACGGTGAGGACCAGCTCGACTTCTTGAAGCTGTGGAAGGACAAGAAGCTCACCGCGATCGCGCCGACCTATCCGACGTACCAGTGGCGCACACCGATCCTGGCCGCGTTGAAGGTGCTCAACGGCGAGCAGGTGCCCAGCCCGTGGAAGCTGCCGCAGCCCACGATCACGAGCGACAACCTCGAGCAGTACGTCGACCCGGACATGCCGCCGCTGCACTACGCGATGTGCGGCTGCACGGATCTGCCCGGCTACCCGCAGCGGTGGAAGTAG
- a CDS encoding ABC transporter permease, giving the protein MTTRLAERVPRRLRFSPGSVAPIAVILAVLLVLITVRQPDFLSPPSLLSFLGRSAPLILLAAGQYFVIVSGEFDLSVGSLVTAQVVIAARLIDSEPSRTWPVVALLLAVGAGVGLVNGLVTTRLRVPSFITTLGMFLILVGAVYLWSDGAPKGGLSEEFRRFGRRAFEDVPGLGRIPYALLVLLAAGALAVALTRSDFGRTLVAVGGNPRTAELSGVRVWRAKTVAFVLSGLAAALAAILLGGYSGVSFQAGAGLEFGAITAVVLGGVALGGGRGSVVGAMLGALTLETLFTLMNFYGVSGALKPTVQGVIILLAVAVSSVRSSSR; this is encoded by the coding sequence GTGACGACCCGGCTCGCCGAACGCGTCCCGCGGCGCCTACGGTTCAGCCCGGGCAGCGTGGCGCCGATCGCGGTGATCCTGGCGGTGCTGCTGGTCCTGATCACCGTCCGCCAACCGGACTTCCTGTCCCCGCCGTCGCTGCTGTCGTTCCTCGGCCGCTCGGCCCCGCTCATCCTGCTCGCCGCCGGCCAGTACTTCGTCATCGTCTCCGGTGAGTTCGACCTCTCCGTCGGCTCGCTGGTCACCGCGCAGGTGGTGATCGCCGCACGGCTCATCGACAGCGAGCCGTCGCGCACCTGGCCGGTCGTCGCGCTGCTGCTCGCGGTCGGTGCCGGCGTCGGGCTGGTCAACGGCCTGGTCACCACGCGACTGCGGGTGCCTTCGTTCATCACCACCCTCGGCATGTTCCTGATCCTCGTCGGTGCCGTGTACCTGTGGTCGGACGGCGCACCGAAGGGCGGGCTCTCCGAGGAGTTCCGCCGGTTCGGCCGCCGCGCGTTCGAAGATGTGCCCGGTCTGGGCCGGATACCGTACGCGCTGCTCGTCCTGCTGGCCGCGGGCGCGCTGGCCGTGGCGCTGACCCGGTCCGACTTCGGCCGGACCCTGGTCGCCGTCGGCGGCAACCCGCGGACCGCTGAGCTGAGCGGCGTGCGGGTGTGGCGCGCCAAGACCGTCGCATTCGTCCTCAGTGGACTGGCGGCCGCGCTCGCGGCGATCCTGCTCGGCGGGTACAGCGGCGTGTCGTTCCAGGCCGGCGCGGGGCTGGAGTTCGGGGCGATCACGGCCGTCGTGCTCGGCGGCGTGGCACTGGGCGGCGGCCGCGGCTCGGTCGTCGGGGCGATGCTCGGCGCACTGACCCTCGAGACCCTCTTCACGCTCATGAACTTCTACGGCGTCTCCGGCGCCCTCAAACCGACCGTCCAGGGCGTGATCATCCTGCTCGCCGTGGCGGTGTCATCCGTGCGTTCCTCCTCCAGGTAA
- a CDS encoding ThuA domain-containing protein, translating into MRRSTLIIGAIAGLLLSLALVHPASAAPAFRALLFTKTTGYRHDSIPAGISMFQEQAAANNFELVHSEDSSVFTPANLATFDVLVMFQTSGMVWTTAAQRQAVEGYLASGKGIVAIHNATDMGIETEYPWWDQTINAGAHMPEHSPGVLPGTAIVADKKHPSTASLPDRWNRSEEWYNFDRNPRGDVHVLVTADERTYNPGSRAMGPDHPISWCRNTAGGRVWATAMGHAIASYSETNFRNHVLGGVKWAAGNEPGDCGGTVWANFEKRTLDDNTADPMALAVTPDGRVIYVQRAGQVKIFKPATNSTVTAGTLSVYTGGEDGLTGLALDPNFASNGYVYLYHSPASSTTDINRVSRFTLTGDTLNTSSAVTIIDIPAYRDRTFAEPGHTGGYIEFGPDGNLYIGTGDDTPPNLDPAWQGYAPLDWRSGKANLDAARSAGNTNDLRGKLLRIRPSAGGGYTIPSGNLYPQGTAQTRPEVYAMGFRNPFRFSIDPANGWVYLADYGPDRGAPATNRGPEGLVELNVIKSAGNYGWPFCHGDNQAYAPYNPDTGAVGAKFNCSAPVNNSPNNTGLTSLKPVVAPNMWYGYGASTSFPELGTGGSAPMGGPVYRYDAANPSSTKFPPYYDGVHFFYEWSRHYIKEVHFDSATAVTRTNAFMPAGNFVKPMDMEFGPDGSLYLLEWGSNFGGGNNDSGLYRIDYVHGGRSPVAKATGTPTSGNAPLNVQFSSAGTTDPDAGNTLSYQWTFGDGTTSTAANPSHTYTANGNYTAQLKVTDNTGRAAFANVQITVGNTAPVVTITLPPNGGMLTFGDRVSYTVSVSDPGGAAIDCTKVFVNPALGHDDHQHETTEYPGCSGTISTDLLGGHPDGANLYYVLNAHYTDNGGTGGAAPLTGYAQAVLQPKHKQAEFFTSQSGVRVVDQAAAESGKRVGDISNNDWVAFNPMSLVGITNVSYRLSSPSGGGSIELRADSPTGTLLATTPVPSTGGWDNYQSTAPVNTASLAGSHTLYMVFKGTTTNWFDLDSFTFGGSGVGTPSTGGVAGRTWTVTAQHSNKLVDVSGVSTADGAQIVQWAATGGNNQKWQAVDAGGGAVYLRAVHSNKCIDVTGGSTAQGAFLQQWTCNNSNQQKFLVTATGTSGVYTVKSVLSGLCVDVNGGATTDGARLLQWGCHSGTNQQWRFSAA; encoded by the coding sequence ATGCGTCGCAGCACACTCATCATCGGGGCGATCGCGGGCCTGTTACTGTCGCTCGCGCTCGTCCATCCGGCGTCAGCGGCACCGGCCTTCCGCGCCCTGCTGTTCACCAAGACGACCGGCTACCGGCACGACTCGATCCCCGCCGGGATCAGCATGTTCCAGGAACAGGCGGCGGCCAACAACTTCGAGCTTGTCCACAGCGAGGACTCCAGCGTCTTCACGCCGGCCAACCTCGCCACATTCGACGTCCTCGTCATGTTCCAGACCTCCGGCATGGTGTGGACCACGGCGGCCCAGCGCCAGGCGGTGGAGGGATACCTGGCCAGCGGCAAGGGCATCGTCGCCATCCACAACGCCACGGACATGGGCATCGAGACCGAGTACCCGTGGTGGGACCAGACCATCAACGCCGGCGCGCACATGCCGGAGCACTCCCCCGGCGTGCTGCCCGGCACGGCCATCGTCGCGGACAAGAAGCATCCCTCGACGGCCAGCCTGCCCGACCGGTGGAACCGCAGCGAGGAGTGGTACAACTTCGACCGCAACCCCCGCGGCGACGTTCACGTCCTGGTCACGGCCGACGAGCGCACCTACAACCCGGGTTCGCGGGCGATGGGCCCCGACCACCCGATCTCGTGGTGTCGCAACACCGCCGGCGGCCGGGTATGGGCCACCGCCATGGGCCACGCCATCGCCTCCTACAGCGAGACGAACTTCCGCAACCACGTCCTCGGCGGGGTGAAGTGGGCGGCCGGCAACGAGCCCGGCGACTGCGGCGGCACGGTGTGGGCGAACTTCGAGAAGCGCACCCTGGACGACAACACCGCGGACCCGATGGCTCTCGCGGTCACGCCGGACGGGCGGGTGATCTACGTCCAGCGGGCCGGGCAGGTGAAGATCTTCAAACCGGCCACCAACTCCACCGTCACCGCGGGCACGCTCAGTGTCTACACCGGCGGCGAGGACGGCCTCACCGGGCTGGCGCTCGACCCGAACTTCGCCAGCAACGGCTACGTGTACCTGTACCACTCGCCGGCGAGTAGCACGACGGACATCAACCGCGTCTCCCGCTTCACGCTCACCGGCGACACCCTGAACACGTCCAGTGCGGTGACCATCATCGACATCCCGGCCTACCGCGACCGCACGTTCGCGGAGCCTGGGCACACCGGCGGGTACATCGAGTTCGGCCCCGACGGAAACCTCTACATCGGCACCGGCGACGACACCCCGCCCAACCTCGATCCCGCCTGGCAGGGCTACGCCCCACTCGACTGGCGGTCGGGCAAGGCCAACCTCGACGCGGCACGAAGCGCCGGCAACACCAACGACCTGCGCGGCAAGCTCCTGCGCATCCGGCCCTCGGCCGGTGGCGGCTACACCATCCCGTCCGGCAACCTCTATCCACAGGGGACGGCGCAGACCCGGCCGGAGGTCTACGCGATGGGCTTCCGCAACCCGTTCCGCTTCTCCATCGATCCGGCCAACGGATGGGTTTACCTCGCCGACTACGGCCCCGACCGGGGTGCGCCGGCGACCAACCGCGGTCCCGAAGGGCTCGTCGAGCTCAACGTCATCAAGTCCGCGGGCAACTACGGCTGGCCGTTCTGCCACGGCGACAACCAGGCGTACGCGCCGTACAACCCGGACACCGGCGCGGTCGGCGCGAAGTTCAACTGCTCCGCGCCGGTCAACAACTCGCCCAACAACACCGGCCTTACCAGCCTCAAGCCGGTGGTCGCGCCCAACATGTGGTACGGCTACGGCGCCTCGACGTCGTTCCCCGAGCTCGGCACCGGCGGCTCGGCGCCGATGGGTGGACCGGTGTACCGCTACGACGCGGCCAACCCGTCCTCGACCAAGTTCCCGCCCTACTACGACGGCGTCCACTTCTTCTACGAGTGGTCCCGCCACTACATCAAGGAGGTCCACTTCGACTCCGCCACCGCGGTCACCCGGACGAACGCGTTCATGCCGGCCGGCAACTTCGTCAAGCCGATGGACATGGAGTTCGGCCCGGACGGCTCGCTGTACCTGCTCGAGTGGGGCTCCAACTTCGGCGGCGGCAACAACGACTCGGGCCTGTACCGCATCGACTACGTCCATGGTGGACGCTCACCGGTCGCCAAGGCCACCGGGACGCCCACCAGCGGCAACGCGCCGCTGAACGTACAGTTCAGCAGCGCGGGCACCACAGACCCGGACGCGGGCAACACGCTCAGCTACCAGTGGACCTTCGGCGACGGGACCACGTCCACGGCGGCCAACCCGTCACACACGTACACCGCCAACGGAAACTACACCGCGCAGCTGAAGGTCACCGACAACACCGGCCGGGCGGCCTTCGCCAACGTGCAGATCACGGTCGGCAACACCGCGCCGGTGGTCACCATCACGCTGCCACCGAATGGCGGCATGCTCACGTTCGGCGACCGCGTGTCGTACACGGTCAGCGTCTCCGATCCGGGAGGCGCCGCCATCGACTGCACCAAGGTGTTCGTCAACCCGGCCCTCGGCCACGACGACCACCAGCACGAGACGACGGAGTACCCGGGCTGCTCGGGCACCATCTCCACGGACCTGCTCGGCGGGCACCCCGACGGCGCCAACCTGTACTACGTGCTCAACGCGCACTACACCGACAACGGCGGCACCGGCGGTGCGGCTCCGCTCACCGGGTACGCGCAGGCGGTCCTGCAGCCCAAACACAAGCAGGCGGAGTTCTTCACCAGCCAGTCCGGCGTCCGGGTCGTCGACCAGGCAGCAGCGGAAAGCGGCAAGCGGGTCGGCGACATCTCCAACAACGACTGGGTGGCGTTCAACCCGATGAGCCTGGTGGGTATCACCAACGTCAGCTACCGCCTCTCTTCACCGAGCGGCGGAGGGTCGATCGAGCTGCGCGCCGACTCACCGACCGGCACGCTGCTGGCCACCACACCGGTGCCGAGCACAGGCGGCTGGGACAACTACCAGTCCACCGCCCCGGTGAACACGGCATCGCTCGCCGGGAGCCACACGCTCTACATGGTGTTCAAGGGCACCACGACAAACTGGTTCGACCTTGACTCGTTCACCTTCGGCGGCAGCGGCGTGGGTACGCCCAGCACCGGCGGAGTGGCCGGCCGGACCTGGACCGTCACGGCGCAGCACAGCAACAAGCTCGTCGACGTCAGCGGGGTCTCCACCGCCGACGGCGCCCAGATCGTGCAGTGGGCGGCCACCGGCGGCAACAACCAGAAGTGGCAGGCCGTCGATGCTGGCGGCGGCGCCGTCTACCTGCGGGCGGTGCACAGCAACAAGTGCATCGACGTCACCGGCGGCTCCACCGCACAGGGCGCCTTCCTGCAGCAGTGGACCTGCAACAACAGCAACCAGCAGAAGTTCCTCGTCACGGCGACCGGCACGTCCGGCGTCTACACCGTCAAGAGCGTCCTCAGTGGACTCTGCGTCGACGTCAACGGCGGCGCGACGACCGATGGCGCTCGACTCTTGCAGTGGGGCTGCCACAGCGGCACCAACCAGCAGTGGCGCTTCAGCGCCGCCTAG
- a CDS encoding sugar ABC transporter ATP-binding protein — MSDPSPLLSLRGIGKSFLGVRVLDGVALDVRPGEVHAVVGENGAGKSTLMKIVSGVYPPDGGTVELDGTARTFHGPRDAQRAGIGIVHQEFNLLPERSVAENVYLGHEPSRRGLVDRKAMLRDTAALLASIGEDALPAGARVGRLGVAQQQIVEIVKALALDARLLIMDEPTAALADHEVEQLYALVRRLRERGIGVLYVSHRLKEVFDLSDRITVLKDGRKVTTLDTADTDADRLVRHMVGRELSTYFPDRARPDEIGAVRLTVRNGRSRKLRGVDLELRAGEVLGVGGLQGSGRSALARALFGAAPLTAGDITLDGTPIRLRSPRAAMRAGIAYVTEDRKGEGIVAGQSVLDNAMLASRAVLPGWSGRGARTARARELLAAVEVRAAAESQEIRFLSGGNQQKVVLARWLALGPKVLLFDEPTRGIDVGAKSAIHDLIRRLARDGTAVLMISSELPELLGMSDRIIVMRDGRIAGELPAGAAEEDVVALAVGTVREPAA; from the coding sequence ATGTCCGACCCTTCGCCGCTGCTCTCGCTTCGAGGTATCGGTAAGTCGTTCCTGGGCGTACGGGTCCTCGACGGCGTAGCCCTCGACGTCCGGCCCGGCGAGGTGCACGCGGTCGTCGGTGAGAACGGCGCCGGCAAGTCGACCCTCATGAAGATCGTGTCCGGCGTGTACCCGCCCGACGGCGGCACCGTCGAGCTCGACGGCACCGCGCGGACCTTCCACGGCCCGCGCGACGCCCAGCGGGCCGGCATCGGCATCGTGCACCAGGAGTTCAACCTCCTGCCCGAGCGCAGCGTCGCGGAAAACGTGTACCTGGGGCACGAGCCCTCGCGCCGCGGGCTCGTAGACCGCAAGGCGATGCTCCGCGACACGGCGGCGCTGCTCGCCTCGATCGGAGAAGACGCGCTGCCGGCCGGCGCCCGCGTGGGGCGGCTTGGTGTGGCGCAGCAGCAGATCGTCGAGATCGTGAAGGCGCTGGCACTGGACGCGCGGCTGCTCATCATGGACGAGCCCACCGCCGCGCTCGCCGACCACGAGGTCGAGCAGCTCTACGCACTCGTGCGGCGGCTGCGCGAGCGGGGGATAGGCGTGCTGTACGTCTCGCACCGCCTCAAGGAGGTCTTCGACCTGTCCGACCGGATCACGGTGCTCAAAGACGGACGCAAGGTGACCACATTGGACACGGCTGACACCGACGCCGACCGGCTGGTACGGCACATGGTCGGTCGCGAGCTGTCCACCTACTTCCCCGACCGTGCCCGACCGGACGAGATCGGCGCGGTCCGCCTCACGGTGCGCAACGGCCGCAGCCGCAAGCTGCGCGGCGTCGACCTGGAGCTTCGTGCCGGCGAGGTGCTCGGCGTCGGCGGCCTGCAGGGTTCCGGCCGGTCGGCGCTGGCCCGCGCGTTGTTCGGCGCGGCACCGTTGACCGCGGGCGACATCACGCTCGACGGCACGCCGATCCGGCTCCGCTCGCCGCGCGCCGCGATGCGCGCCGGCATCGCCTACGTCACCGAGGACCGCAAGGGCGAGGGCATCGTCGCCGGCCAGTCCGTGCTCGACAACGCGATGCTGGCCAGCCGCGCCGTGCTTCCGGGCTGGTCCGGCCGCGGCGCCCGCACGGCGCGGGCCAGGGAGCTGCTCGCCGCCGTCGAGGTGCGCGCCGCCGCGGAGAGCCAGGAGATCCGCTTCCTGTCCGGCGGAAACCAGCAGAAGGTGGTGCTGGCCCGGTGGCTCGCGCTCGGTCCCAAGGTCCTGCTCTTCGACGAGCCGACGCGGGGCATCGACGTGGGTGCGAAGTCAGCCATCCATGACCTCATCCGCCGCCTGGCCCGCGACGGCACGGCGGTGCTGATGATCTCGTCTGAGCTGCCCGAGCTGCTCGGCATGAGCGACCGGATCATCGTCATGCGGGACGGCCGGATCGCCGGCGAGCTACCCGCGGGCGCCGCGGAGGAGGATGTCGTCGCGCTGGCGGTCGGCACCGTGCGGGAGCCGGCCGCATGA
- a CDS encoding arabinofuranosidase catalytic domain-containing protein, protein MVVVRTRRLAALGAALLLVLTTGTAAAAAPIQPGQSAPIAGVQSGRCLDVPGSSTANGTQAQLSDCTGAANQTWTYTSGRQLTVYGNKCLDAYGQGTANGTAVIIWDCNGQTNQQWNVNTNGTITGVQSGLCLDANAAGTANGTRIILWACHSGTNQQWNSPTTPPPSGAGPCDIYASGGTPCIAAHSTVRALYGAYNGNLYQVRRSSDNTTRNIGLLSAGGSANASAQDSFCTGTTCVITVVYDQSGRGNDLWYQGSTVVPGSTQSRPAVATSESLTVAGSKAYSLYINPGNSYWRDGHLTGVPTGSAPEGMYMVTSGTHVNGGCCFDYGNSETTRSADAAGAMDAINFSTQCWFGGCSGSGPWVQADLEWGLYPGGSQTWNPNQRAFTSKFVTATLKNNGTSRFAIKGSNAQSGSLYTLWDGALPPGYSPMKKQGAIILGSGGDCCKPGGGANLSAGTFYEGAMVAGYPSDATENAVQANIVAAGYR, encoded by the coding sequence ATGGTAGTTGTCAGAACCAGGCGCCTTGCGGCGCTGGGCGCCGCCCTTCTCCTCGTCCTTACCACGGGCACCGCGGCGGCAGCGGCGCCCATCCAGCCGGGGCAAAGCGCACCCATCGCGGGCGTCCAGTCTGGACGCTGCTTGGACGTCCCCGGCTCCAGCACCGCCAACGGCACCCAGGCACAGCTTTCGGACTGTACCGGGGCGGCCAACCAGACCTGGACCTACACCTCGGGCAGGCAGCTGACGGTGTACGGCAACAAGTGCCTGGACGCCTACGGACAGGGCACCGCCAACGGCACCGCCGTCATCATCTGGGACTGCAACGGCCAGACCAACCAGCAGTGGAACGTCAACACGAACGGCACGATCACCGGCGTGCAGTCCGGGCTGTGCCTGGACGCCAACGCAGCGGGTACGGCGAACGGCACGAGGATCATCCTCTGGGCCTGCCACAGCGGCACCAACCAGCAGTGGAACTCGCCGACCACGCCACCGCCGTCCGGTGCCGGCCCCTGCGACATCTACGCCTCGGGCGGCACCCCCTGCATCGCCGCCCACAGCACGGTGCGCGCCCTCTACGGCGCCTACAACGGCAACCTCTACCAGGTCCGCCGCTCGTCCGACAACACCACCCGCAACATCGGCCTGCTCAGCGCCGGTGGCTCCGCCAACGCCTCCGCCCAGGACTCGTTCTGCACCGGCACCACCTGCGTCATCACCGTCGTCTACGACCAGTCCGGACGTGGAAACGACCTGTGGTACCAGGGGTCCACCGTGGTGCCCGGCTCGACACAGAGCCGCCCGGCGGTCGCCACCTCGGAGTCGCTGACCGTCGCCGGCAGCAAGGCCTACTCGCTGTACATCAACCCCGGCAACAGCTACTGGCGCGACGGCCACCTGACCGGAGTGCCCACCGGCAGCGCACCGGAAGGCATGTACATGGTCACCAGCGGCACCCACGTCAACGGCGGCTGCTGCTTCGACTACGGAAACAGCGAGACCACCCGGTCGGCCGACGCCGCCGGCGCCATGGACGCCATCAACTTCAGCACCCAGTGCTGGTTCGGCGGATGCTCCGGCAGCGGCCCCTGGGTCCAGGCCGACCTCGAATGGGGGCTCTACCCCGGCGGCAGCCAGACCTGGAACCCCAACCAGCGGGCCTTCACCAGCAAGTTCGTCACGGCCACCCTCAAGAACAACGGGACTTCCCGCTTTGCCATCAAGGGCAGCAACGCCCAGTCGGGCAGCCTCTACACCCTGTGGGACGGAGCGCTCCCGCCCGGTTACAGCCCGATGAAGAAGCAGGGCGCCATCATCCTCGGCAGCGGCGGCGACTGCTGCAAGCCCGGTGGTGGCGCCAACCTGAGCGCCGGCACCTTCTACGAAGGAGCCATGGTCGCCGGCTACCCGTCCGACGCGACCGAAAACGCGGTACAGGCCAACATCGTCGCCGCCGGCTACCGCTGA
- a CDS encoding ricin-type beta-trefoil lectin domain protein, with protein sequence MRQGTNRHRWRASLAIAATLVVAGAGIAGIRLTAASADAVPLAATAGCGRAPGLNSGTHTIQSSGQNRSFILRVPANYNNSNPYRLIFAFHWRGGTMNDVSSGGTSGSTWSYYGMQEQSNNSAILVAPQGLGNGWANSGGQDITFVDDMVRTIDNALCVDTTQRFALGFSYGGGMSYSIACSRATVFRAVAVYSGAQLSGCSGGTQPIAYFGLHGISDNVLNISQGRSLRDTFVRNNGCAAQSPREPSQGSGQHFTTLYSCRAGYPVQWAAYDSGHGPAPVDGCSGCEDGARTWTKAEVWRFFAQFQGTTPTTSPTVSPTSSSTPNPTGFRLRGEASGRCLDIANASSANGAQGQIWDCHTNANQQFAQNGQELRVMGKCLDVAPNAAAGTRVQIWDCNSGANQRWNLNSNGSISNAQNGLCLDVNGGATANGSAVIVWSCHGGANQRWARA encoded by the coding sequence ATGCGACAAGGCACAAACCGCCATCGGTGGCGGGCATCATTAGCGATCGCCGCGACACTCGTCGTCGCCGGCGCCGGCATCGCCGGTATCCGGCTGACCGCGGCGTCGGCGGACGCTGTCCCGCTCGCGGCGACGGCTGGATGCGGCAGGGCACCGGGACTGAACAGTGGCACGCACACGATCCAGAGCAGCGGACAGAACCGCAGCTTCATCCTCCGGGTCCCCGCCAACTACAACAACAGCAACCCGTACCGGCTGATCTTCGCGTTCCACTGGCGCGGCGGCACCATGAACGACGTCTCCTCGGGCGGTACCAGCGGCAGCACCTGGTCCTACTACGGCATGCAGGAGCAGTCGAACAACAGCGCGATCCTCGTCGCGCCGCAGGGCCTCGGCAACGGCTGGGCCAACTCCGGTGGTCAGGACATCACGTTCGTCGACGACATGGTCCGGACGATCGACAATGCCCTCTGCGTCGACACGACGCAGCGCTTCGCCCTCGGATTCAGCTACGGCGGCGGCATGAGCTACTCGATCGCGTGCAGCCGGGCCACCGTCTTCCGGGCGGTCGCGGTCTACTCCGGCGCGCAGCTGAGCGGATGCAGCGGCGGCACCCAGCCGATCGCGTACTTCGGCCTCCACGGGATCTCGGACAACGTCCTCAACATCTCCCAGGGCCGCTCGCTGCGTGACACCTTCGTGCGCAACAACGGCTGCGCCGCCCAGAGCCCGCGCGAGCCGTCGCAGGGCAGCGGGCAACACTTCACCACCCTCTACTCGTGCCGGGCGGGCTACCCGGTGCAGTGGGCCGCGTACGACAGTGGCCACGGGCCGGCTCCGGTGGACGGGTGCTCCGGCTGTGAGGACGGCGCCCGCACCTGGACCAAGGCGGAGGTGTGGCGGTTCTTCGCGCAGTTCCAGGGGACGACGCCGACCACCAGCCCGACCGTGAGCCCGACGTCGTCGTCGACGCCGAACCCGACCGGCTTCCGGCTGCGCGGTGAAGCGTCCGGGCGGTGCCTGGACATCGCGAACGCGAGCTCGGCGAACGGTGCGCAGGGGCAGATCTGGGACTGCCACACCAATGCCAACCAGCAGTTCGCTCAGAACGGGCAGGAGCTGCGGGTGATGGGCAAGTGTCTGGATGTGGCGCCGAACGCTGCCGCGGGTACGCGGGTGCAGATCTGGGACTGCAACTCGGGTGCGAACCAGCGGTGGAACCTCAACAGCAACGGTTCGATCAGCAACGCGCAGAACGGGCTGTGCCTGGACGTCAACGGCGGCGCCACCGCCAACGGCTCCGCGGTGATCGTGTGGAGCTGCCACGGCGGCGCCAACCAGCGCTGGGCCCGCGCGTAG
- a CDS encoding ABC transporter permease: MTGALALRARGGSLGVFAALALTLVTGWIVVTVDGGQLFSLPTTVSLLHVAAGLGLVAVGQTMVILGGSLDLSVAYVVSLSTLVAAETMGGDDGAVLPAVGLALAVSAAIGLLNGLLVTKARINAFIATVGVGLLLKGYLDNGYDGPAGKTAPSLVQNLGYQRVGPVPVSFLLLLAVVAAAWFALARTRFGHHLVAVGGDPEVARLSGVRNGRVLVTAHVLCSLCAGLAGIYLASRLGSGAPRVGTEGLYDLESIAAVVLGGRHWPAGAAV, translated from the coding sequence ATGACCGGTGCGCTGGCGTTGCGGGCCCGCGGCGGCTCGCTCGGCGTCTTCGCCGCCCTTGCCCTGACCCTGGTGACCGGCTGGATCGTTGTCACCGTCGACGGCGGCCAGCTGTTCAGCCTGCCGACGACGGTGAGCCTGCTGCACGTCGCCGCCGGCCTCGGCCTCGTCGCCGTCGGTCAGACCATGGTCATCCTCGGCGGCTCCCTCGACCTGTCCGTCGCCTACGTCGTCAGCCTCAGCACCCTCGTCGCGGCCGAGACCATGGGCGGAGACGACGGCGCGGTGCTGCCGGCGGTCGGGCTGGCCCTCGCGGTCAGCGCGGCGATCGGCCTGCTCAACGGGCTGCTCGTCACCAAGGCGCGGATCAACGCGTTCATCGCGACCGTCGGCGTCGGGCTGCTGCTGAAGGGGTACCTCGACAACGGGTACGACGGCCCGGCCGGCAAGACCGCGCCCTCCCTCGTGCAGAACCTCGGGTACCAGCGCGTCGGGCCGGTGCCCGTGTCGTTCCTGCTGCTGCTCGCGGTCGTCGCCGCGGCGTGGTTCGCGCTCGCGCGGACCCGCTTCGGCCACCATCTCGTCGCCGTCGGTGGCGATCCGGAGGTCGCGCGGCTCTCCGGAGTGCGCAACGGCCGCGTCCTCGTCACCGCCCATGTGCTCTGTTCGCTCTGCGCGGGCCTGGCCGGGATCTACCTCGCCAGCCGGCTCGGCTCGGGCGCACCGCGGGTCGGCACCGAGGGACTGTACGACCTGGAGTCGATCGCCGCGGTGGTGCTCGGGGGACGGCACTGGCCGGCGGGCGCGGCGGTGTGA